One stretch of Paenibacillus sp. FSL R5-0341 DNA includes these proteins:
- a CDS encoding ABC transporter permease, with protein MKKSVIYWLLLPGFVFLAAFMIIPIVLTIGSTFFQENSFTFEGYMHFFRDPYFLKILLTTLQVSVVTTIVCVVLGFPTAYYISQKAPRRKGILLALAIFPLLTSPVVRSFSWMIILGRKGLINNTLVGLGIVDKPLDILYTPAAMMIGLTHLFLPLMIISLVGVLENIDGDLLKAAQSLGASRITAFRRVVFPLAVPGLVIGAVLVFVGSLTAYTTPALLGGKQRVIATFLYQNAMTLNDWYLASVVAAIMIVITFVVVGVMNKMAKTLNPKG; from the coding sequence ATGAAGAAATCAGTAATCTACTGGCTATTGCTGCCGGGATTCGTGTTTTTGGCGGCATTTATGATCATTCCGATTGTCCTGACGATCGGGTCGACGTTTTTCCAAGAAAACTCCTTCACGTTTGAAGGATACATGCATTTTTTCAGAGACCCATACTTTTTGAAAATATTGCTTACGACGCTGCAAGTCAGCGTGGTCACCACCATCGTCTGTGTGGTGCTCGGATTCCCGACAGCTTATTATATTTCGCAGAAAGCACCGCGCCGCAAAGGCATTTTGCTGGCACTGGCGATCTTCCCACTGCTGACGAGCCCGGTCGTGCGCTCGTTCAGCTGGATGATCATTCTTGGACGCAAAGGGTTGATCAATAACACCCTTGTTGGCCTGGGCATCGTGGACAAGCCGCTGGATATTCTGTACACGCCGGCAGCGATGATGATTGGTCTGACGCATCTGTTCCTGCCACTGATGATTATCTCTCTGGTCGGTGTACTTGAGAACATTGACGGTGACCTGCTCAAAGCAGCACAAAGTCTGGGTGCATCGCGCATTACGGCATTCCGCCGGGTCGTGTTCCCACTGGCTGTGCCAGGACTTGTGATCGGAGCCGTGCTTGTCTTTGTCGGAAGCCTAACGGCGTATACCACACCTGCCCTCCTTGGAGGCAAGCAGCGTGTAATTGCTACGTTCCTGTATCAGAACGCCATGACCCTCAACGACTGGTATCTGGCCTCGGTTGTTGCCGCGATTATGATTGTGATTACATTTGTCGTCGTCGGTGTCATGAACAAAATGGCCAAAACTTTAAATCCGAAGGGGTAG
- a CDS encoding ABC transporter ATP-binding protein: MALLTLDHVSVAYDKQTILKDFQLELEKGKLLSLLGPSGCGKTTTLRLIAGFLEASQGKFMFGGKDYTKVPANKRNFGFVFQSYALFPHLSVYDNVAFGLRMRKVKDKDISSRVMRILEVVNLNGFEKRFPQELSGGQRQRVAIARALVIEPDLLLFDEPLSNLDANLRLNMRVEIRRIQQELGITTLYVSHDQEECFSISDQVAIMNKGLVEQLDRPETIFKYPATEFVARFIGFHNFIEFADRSDAGELITLHAGGRTFTATAHPGTARPGARKGAIRPDDLIVSGDTSADVVNALPGIIKVSTYLGRSYQYVIETELGDFTANQEMETPYLSGQRVSLIFPQDKLVLVE; the protein is encoded by the coding sequence ATGGCATTGCTGACATTAGACCACGTATCCGTGGCATACGATAAGCAGACAATCCTGAAGGATTTTCAGTTGGAGCTGGAAAAAGGTAAACTGCTCTCCCTGCTCGGACCGAGCGGTTGCGGCAAAACAACTACGCTGCGCCTCATCGCCGGATTTCTGGAAGCATCACAGGGCAAGTTTATGTTCGGCGGCAAGGATTATACGAAGGTTCCGGCGAACAAGCGGAACTTCGGATTTGTATTTCAGAGTTATGCGTTATTCCCGCATCTGTCTGTCTATGACAACGTGGCCTTTGGCCTGCGGATGCGCAAGGTGAAAGACAAGGATATCTCTTCCCGTGTGATGCGAATCCTGGAAGTCGTTAACCTGAATGGATTTGAGAAACGTTTTCCACAAGAACTGTCTGGTGGACAGCGTCAGCGTGTGGCGATTGCCCGCGCATTGGTGATTGAGCCTGATCTGCTCCTCTTTGACGAACCACTCAGTAACCTGGATGCCAACCTGCGCCTCAACATGCGGGTGGAGATTCGCCGCATTCAGCAAGAGCTGGGCATTACAACGCTGTATGTCTCTCATGACCAGGAAGAGTGCTTCTCGATCTCGGATCAGGTAGCGATTATGAACAAAGGCTTGGTCGAGCAGCTCGACCGCCCGGAAACGATTTTTAAATATCCGGCAACGGAGTTTGTCGCACGGTTTATCGGGTTCCATAATTTCATTGAATTTGCGGATCGCAGCGATGCAGGTGAACTCATCACATTGCATGCAGGTGGCCGCACGTTTACGGCAACAGCTCATCCTGGAACAGCACGTCCCGGTGCTCGTAAAGGCGCGATTCGCCCGGATGATCTGATCGTTAGTGGAGATACTTCTGCGGATGTGGTGAATGCTTTGCCGGGGATTATCAAAGTCAGCACGTATCTGGGACGCAGCTATCAGTATGTAATTGAGACGGAACTCGGTGATTTCACAGCAAATCAGGAGATGGAAACACCGTACCTTAGTGGGCAGCGTGTTAGCCTGATTTTCCCACAGGACAAGCTTGTATTGGTAGAGTAG
- a CDS encoding ABC transporter permease encodes MREKHIGLGLFSLLVFIFLLGPLLIISVTSFEPGTVLKFPPEGFSLRWYENIFNTGGFLRTFQTSIIISLLGNLLALVLGVPAAYALSRYDFKGKSVLNALFLSPVLIPGIVLGFTLMKYLIVIYHLPMYLGLLIGHTIIMLPFIIRVIASSLSSFDFAVEEAALSLGAGRVRTFFTIVLPNIRSGIIAAVLIAFLESFNNVDISVFMTGPGVSTLPIQMLTYVENYFDPTIAAISVLLMVLTGLLMFVIERIMGGFSYFTKR; translated from the coding sequence ATGCGGGAGAAACATATCGGGCTGGGCCTGTTCAGTCTGCTGGTCTTTATCTTTCTGCTGGGCCCGCTTCTGATCATATCGGTCACTTCGTTTGAACCGGGAACGGTACTCAAATTTCCGCCGGAAGGGTTCTCCCTCCGCTGGTATGAGAATATTTTCAACACAGGCGGTTTCCTCCGCACATTCCAGACGTCCATTATCATTTCCCTGTTGGGGAACCTGTTGGCACTGGTGCTCGGAGTTCCGGCTGCGTATGCACTTAGTCGTTACGATTTCAAAGGCAAGTCCGTGCTGAACGCACTGTTCCTGTCCCCGGTACTGATTCCGGGAATCGTGCTTGGTTTTACATTGATGAAATACCTGATCGTAATCTACCATCTGCCGATGTACCTCGGATTGTTGATTGGTCATACGATTATCATGCTTCCATTTATCATTCGAGTTATCGCGTCGAGTCTGTCGAGCTTTGACTTTGCAGTGGAAGAAGCTGCGCTGAGTCTTGGTGCGGGACGGGTAAGAACGTTCTTCACGATCGTGCTTCCTAACATCCGCTCAGGAATTATCGCCGCGGTGTTGATTGCCTTCTTGGAGTCCTTCAACAACGTGGACATCTCGGTGTTTATGACCGGACCAGGGGTAAGCACATTACCGATCCAGATGCTGACGTATGTGGAGAATTATTTTGACCCAACGATTGCAGCGATTTCCGTGCTTTTGATGGTACTGACCGGACTCTTAATGTTCGTGATCGAACGGATCATGGGCGGATTTTCATACTTTACTAAACGTTAA